One stretch of Bacillus marinisedimentorum DNA includes these proteins:
- a CDS encoding amidase family protein, with translation MGDSSYYLKNDALGLAHLLKTKQVKREEVTEEAIKRIEALNPELNAVIRTRYDEVKTAAESPENEGMFAGVPMLLKDIAQELEGEPATSGSKSLQQYRAGQDSAFVSKLKKAGVTFLGQTNVPEFALMGITEPKQYGPTRNPWNTGHTPGGSSGGSAAAVASGMVPIAGANDGGGSIRIPAAYTGLFGLKPTRGRTPAGPRFGRHWQGASVDHVLTRTVRDSAAMLDAVKGAAKTDAYHALPFDESYLQCALTPLDKKLKIAFSVDSPLGADVHPECKQAVFRTAELLEEMGHNVVEKKAPANGKKIAASYLTMYFGEVAALLRSLEADLGRKPSRTDVEPVTWLLGLIGKATSAEEFVLSMREWDIAAFQMETFHETYDLYMTPATAYPPARIGELEPSSVEMALVRAAGMLNAGKLLKKTGVVEDIAEKNLMRTPFTQLANLTGQPAMSVPLHLTEAGLPSGVQFMAARGREDLLFQLAGELEKTSNWVSVTEELILKADAKQHSLAHM, from the coding sequence ATGGGGGATTCATCGTATTACCTGAAAAATGACGCTCTGGGATTGGCCCATTTGCTGAAGACGAAACAGGTTAAAAGAGAAGAAGTGACCGAAGAGGCGATCAAAAGGATAGAAGCACTCAATCCCGAGTTAAATGCAGTTATACGGACAAGGTACGATGAAGTGAAGACTGCGGCCGAATCACCGGAAAATGAAGGGATGTTTGCCGGAGTCCCGATGCTGCTGAAGGATATCGCCCAGGAGCTCGAAGGCGAGCCGGCGACATCAGGTTCGAAATCACTGCAGCAATACCGGGCCGGACAGGATTCCGCTTTTGTAAGCAAGCTTAAAAAAGCGGGCGTCACTTTTCTCGGACAGACAAACGTTCCTGAGTTTGCCCTGATGGGAATAACGGAGCCGAAGCAATACGGGCCCACAAGAAACCCCTGGAACACCGGGCATACCCCGGGCGGGTCAAGCGGCGGTTCAGCTGCAGCGGTGGCATCCGGGATGGTGCCGATTGCGGGGGCGAATGACGGCGGCGGTTCCATTCGCATACCAGCTGCATACACCGGGCTCTTCGGGCTGAAACCCACGCGGGGAAGGACGCCGGCAGGCCCGCGCTTCGGCAGGCACTGGCAGGGGGCTTCGGTAGACCACGTCCTCACCAGGACTGTGAGAGACAGTGCGGCCATGCTTGATGCCGTTAAAGGCGCTGCCAAAACCGATGCGTATCATGCTCTGCCCTTTGATGAATCTTATTTGCAATGTGCCCTGACCCCTCTTGATAAAAAGCTGAAAATCGCATTTTCCGTCGATTCACCGCTGGGTGCGGATGTCCACCCGGAGTGTAAACAGGCTGTGTTCAGAACTGCCGAATTGCTTGAAGAAATGGGCCATAATGTCGTTGAAAAGAAAGCGCCCGCGAACGGAAAAAAGATTGCCGCGAGTTATTTGACGATGTACTTTGGGGAAGTGGCAGCGTTGCTCCGATCCCTTGAAGCAGACCTTGGACGCAAGCCTTCCCGCACGGATGTCGAACCGGTGACATGGCTGCTGGGCTTAATCGGAAAGGCGACAAGTGCTGAAGAATTTGTGCTGAGCATGAGAGAGTGGGATATTGCCGCTTTCCAAATGGAAACGTTCCATGAAACGTACGACCTGTATATGACCCCTGCAACTGCTTATCCACCAGCGCGGATTGGCGAACTGGAGCCATCTTCGGTTGAAATGGCACTGGTGAGAGCTGCCGGAATGCTCAACGCAGGAAAACTGTTGAAAAAGACGGGTGTTGTCGAAGATATTGCCGAAAAGAATTTAATGAGAACCCCGTTCACCCAGCTTGCAAACCTGACCGGCCAGCCGGCAATGTCAGTGCCGCTCCATTTGACGGAAGCCGGGCTGCCGTCCGGTGTCCAGTTCATGGCAGCGAGGGGACGTGAGGATTTGCTCTTTCAGCTTGCAGGTGAGTTGGAAAAGACCTCGAACTGGGTAAGTGTCACGGAGGAACTTATTTTAAAAGCGGATGCAAAGCAGCACAGTTTGGCCCACATGTAA
- a CDS encoding GTP pyrophosphokinase, producing MQQVLEKTFNEWKNFLIIYKFALDEINTRLKILNEEFQFVQKHNPIEYIKSRIKTPESIEQKLIRKGLAITKGNAREHIHDIAGVRVICSFASDIYKIYHVIGSQDDLHILEVKDYIKHPKPNGYESLHLIVEVPVFLSDRTEKVKVEIQIRTIAMDFWASLEHKIYYKFDQAVPHHLTDELKEAAEMVHYLDQKMKRIKDEMDEFKKWERFQHENDQ from the coding sequence GTGCAGCAGGTACTTGAAAAAACATTCAATGAATGGAAGAACTTTTTGATTATTTATAAATTTGCGCTGGATGAGATTAATACAAGATTGAAAATCTTGAATGAAGAGTTTCAGTTTGTCCAGAAGCATAATCCGATTGAATATATCAAGTCACGGATTAAAACACCGGAAAGCATTGAGCAAAAGCTTATACGGAAAGGTCTCGCCATCACAAAAGGAAACGCGCGTGAACATATCCATGACATCGCCGGTGTCAGGGTAATCTGTTCTTTCGCATCTGATATTTACAAAATATATCATGTAATCGGAAGCCAGGATGACCTTCATATTCTAGAGGTAAAGGATTATATCAAACACCCGAAGCCGAATGGCTATGAAAGCTTGCACTTGATTGTTGAAGTGCCTGTTTTTCTATCTGACCGGACTGAAAAAGTGAAAGTTGAAATCCAGATCCGCACAATCGCGATGGATTTCTGGGCAAGTCTCGAGCATAAAATCTATTATAAATTTGATCAGGCTGTCCCGCATCATCTGACTGATGAACTGAAAGAGGCTGCGGAAATGGTTCATTACCTTGATCAAAAAATGAAACGGATCAAGGATGAAATGGATGAATTTAAAAAGTGGGAAAGGTTCCAGCATGAAAACGATCAGTGA
- a CDS encoding group-specific protein → MGKCNIDHSKEDVVQKYQSQEEFLPEDMKPLFQSYFEKNQSQESLNEVFHLLKKYDLADEQEKADRNESLYSYLKQS, encoded by the coding sequence ATGGGAAAATGCAATATCGACCATTCAAAAGAGGACGTTGTGCAAAAGTATCAATCACAGGAGGAATTCCTGCCGGAAGATATGAAGCCGCTGTTCCAGTCATATTTTGAAAAGAATCAATCACAGGAAAGCTTGAATGAGGTTTTTCATTTATTGAAGAAATATGACCTTGCGGATGAGCAGGAAAAAGCGGATCGGAATGAGTCGTTATATTCTTATTTAAAACAAAGCTGA
- a CDS encoding ion transporter: protein MQKLIKKSMIYELFMLFLAFISISMIWVESKAGFYIDLVVWFIFLVDVILRVMGAKNKWAYIKSNPFDIIALLPFDSIFRLARFARFFRIVRILSMSSYLLRPISGILNTNGLRRVIVVTMVTVFFSSIPFRFIEPKIDSFEESLWFSTKVTLKGIGESGTPETLVGRLLALMLMFFGLGLTAMITGSIATYFITRKKEKNPTVEFIQNQLDRYKDLDDAELDSLALLIRELKQTNHDEGKDSSSAT, encoded by the coding sequence ATGCAGAAACTGATTAAAAAATCGATGATATATGAATTGTTTATGCTATTTCTTGCCTTCATTTCGATTTCAATGATCTGGGTGGAGTCGAAAGCTGGTTTCTATATCGATTTAGTTGTATGGTTCATTTTCCTTGTTGATGTCATTTTACGGGTGATGGGAGCCAAAAATAAATGGGCGTACATCAAATCTAATCCGTTTGATATTATTGCGCTGCTTCCGTTTGATTCCATTTTCCGCCTGGCCAGATTTGCGAGGTTCTTCAGAATTGTCCGCATCCTGTCCATGTCTTCTTATTTACTGAGGCCGATTTCCGGCATTTTAAATACAAACGGTTTGCGGCGCGTTATTGTGGTTACGATGGTGACGGTCTTTTTTTCATCCATTCCGTTCCGCTTCATCGAGCCGAAAATCGACAGTTTCGAAGAATCGTTATGGTTCTCCACTAAAGTGACATTGAAAGGAATCGGGGAATCGGGTACGCCTGAAACGCTTGTCGGCAGGCTGCTGGCATTAATGTTGATGTTTTTCGGGCTGGGCTTGACGGCCATGATCACCGGTTCCATCGCCACTTACTTCATTACGAGAAAAAAAGAGAAGAACCCTACGGTGGAATTCATCCAGAATCAATTGGACCGCTATAAAGATCTGGATGATGCCGAGCTTGATTCGCTCGCCCTTTTGATACGGGAATTGAAACAAACAAATCACGATGAAGGGAAAGACAGCTCATCTGCTACGTGA
- a CDS encoding DUF4397 domain-containing protein, translating to MYPNNPQDKMVLKCLKYHMMADYYKYIDPARHIHYYQKHFRCVQQLMGGMHGQRQQEPAMFRVLHASPNAPAVDVYANGNRILQNVSYKDFSDYMTVSPGRYRIDIFRSGQTVRPILSQNVTLQPATLYTVAAAGDASNLRLIPAVDNQRIEEGMTKVRFWHLSPDAPAVDIAVKGGDVLFRNISFGKTSDYLELPPTTADLEVRIAGTKNVVKTIPDVTLRKDEAYTAAAVGFAGGSPGVEALILQP from the coding sequence ATGTATCCGAATAATCCGCAAGACAAAATGGTCCTGAAATGCCTTAAATATCACATGATGGCGGACTATTACAAATACATTGACCCTGCGAGGCACATCCATTATTACCAGAAGCATTTCAGATGCGTACAGCAGCTGATGGGCGGAATGCACGGACAAAGGCAGCAGGAACCAGCTATGTTTCGTGTGCTGCACGCATCGCCTAACGCGCCTGCTGTCGATGTTTATGCGAACGGAAACCGCATTCTTCAAAACGTCTCTTACAAAGATTTTAGTGACTACATGACCGTTTCACCTGGCCGTTATCGCATCGACATCTTCCGTTCCGGCCAGACAGTCCGCCCGATCCTGTCCCAAAACGTGACACTTCAGCCGGCCACCCTGTATACCGTTGCTGCGGCGGGTGATGCGTCTAACCTCAGGCTGATTCCGGCTGTCGACAACCAGCGCATCGAGGAAGGAATGACCAAAGTCAGGTTCTGGCACTTATCACCGGACGCACCTGCTGTCGATATAGCTGTAAAAGGCGGCGACGTCCTGTTCAGAAACATTTCATTCGGCAAGACATCAGACTATCTGGAACTGCCGCCGACAACCGCAGATCTGGAAGTCCGGATTGCCGGCACAAAAAATGTTGTCAAAACCATCCCTGATGTCACTCTGCGCAAAGATGAAGCTTATACAGCCGCCGCAGTCGGCTTCGCAGGCGGAAGTCCCGGTGTTGAAGCTTTGATTTTGCAGCCTTAA